A stretch of the Proteus sp. ZN5 genome encodes the following:
- a CDS encoding ATP-binding protein has protein sequence MKLLVPKQFGKLGRRLYMAFIFSSLLTLLIGVVIFFMWGKLATQINASVGESLPMLTTSYNMERYSTNLQMLLKEREQTQRKSVSEQQQQEIHQLLDNLREFPIEQKPQRDFYTQLVDELSELINKQDVLLDKRRELENRLAQLLGQLAWMHDAVGEDIKPLLNEIEWHVSQMINEKNVQENSLQLLLESTLLQELFTTENELISLVEEIAHQRYSRDIDVAFHYISVKIDEIIALNQKLKSYPSTIAHRQVLQEIIAITRYDGDIYQTLIDDVENEKKLKALTPELNEKLSQFDNAVRGNVFATSEALNKLNDNTRKLMATGKIVIVVIIIASLVLSIIVMKILIDRRLIARLNKLSDDLAHVAKGNLTEPVLIEGQDEIGLLSRRLRRFWRQMKEVEASNALNLINNTDASLITCHHDGRMETVNPSAATLLGTGKEQSNKPLWLLFSGEASTMLKAQFSSSSQLYRLGQSECTIRMVKAGEPHFLQFNIREYPHKDEHKYIVTITDITRQELSRLELQRLVALKTQDLQDKNQQLNEEMLRREQGQKHLIQTQEELVQAAKMAVVGQAMTSLAHELNQPLSAINTYLYSAKLTIQMGKYDQLPDSIERIEKLCARMNRIITALRNFSRKSSSEISFVSAPLKELVDSAMVLVESRSKREQCIITNNIPDELTICADPTQIEQVLVNLFVNAMDAIAGVGESQITIDLLSVDPKRKLVGIADSGKGFNSAVLPKLFTPFTTTKDVGLGLGLSICRSIMQRFGYEIYLASTLNGGAMVVLEFTNDTITHA, from the coding sequence ATGAAATTATTAGTGCCTAAACAATTTGGCAAACTAGGTAGACGCCTGTATATGGCGTTTATCTTTAGTTCTTTACTCACCTTATTAATTGGTGTGGTTATCTTTTTTATGTGGGGAAAACTGGCGACACAAATAAATGCGTCAGTGGGTGAATCTCTACCGATGTTAACCACCAGCTATAACATGGAGCGTTATAGCACCAATTTACAAATGCTATTAAAAGAGCGAGAGCAGACACAGAGAAAATCAGTTTCAGAGCAACAACAACAGGAAATTCATCAGTTATTAGATAATCTGCGTGAGTTTCCTATAGAGCAAAAACCACAACGTGATTTTTATACTCAGCTTGTCGATGAGCTTTCAGAACTTATTAATAAACAAGATGTGTTATTAGATAAACGACGCGAATTAGAAAATCGTCTTGCACAATTATTAGGTCAATTAGCATGGATGCATGACGCTGTTGGCGAAGATATTAAGCCACTACTTAATGAAATTGAGTGGCATGTCAGCCAAATGATTAATGAGAAAAATGTACAGGAAAACAGTCTACAACTTTTACTTGAATCTACATTATTACAAGAATTATTCACCACAGAAAATGAATTAATTAGTTTAGTCGAGGAAATCGCGCATCAACGCTATAGTCGTGATATTGATGTCGCTTTCCACTATATCAGCGTTAAAATTGACGAAATTATCGCTTTAAATCAGAAGCTAAAAAGCTACCCGTCAACCATTGCTCATCGTCAGGTATTACAAGAGATTATCGCTATTACTCGTTATGACGGTGATATCTATCAAACATTGATTGATGATGTAGAGAACGAGAAAAAGCTCAAAGCATTAACCCCTGAATTAAATGAAAAATTATCACAGTTTGATAATGCGGTAAGAGGCAATGTTTTCGCCACGAGTGAAGCGCTAAACAAGCTTAATGACAATACCCGCAAGCTAATGGCAACGGGGAAAATCGTTATTGTTGTGATTATTATTGCCTCGCTAGTGCTGAGTATTATTGTGATGAAAATCTTGATTGATCGACGACTTATCGCAAGGTTGAATAAACTCAGTGATGACTTAGCGCATGTTGCCAAAGGTAATTTAACCGAGCCTGTATTGATTGAAGGACAAGATGAAATTGGTCTATTAAGTCGGCGACTTCGCCGATTTTGGCGTCAAATGAAAGAAGTTGAAGCCAGTAACGCATTAAATCTTATTAATAACACTGATGCGAGTTTAATTACTTGTCACCACGATGGCAGAATGGAAACGGTCAATCCAAGTGCGGCAACATTATTAGGAACAGGAAAAGAGCAAAGTAATAAGCCTCTTTGGTTACTGTTTAGCGGTGAGGCGAGCACAATGCTTAAAGCGCAATTTAGCTCAAGCAGTCAGCTTTATCGCTTAGGGCAAAGCGAATGCACTATTCGCATGGTAAAAGCAGGTGAGCCTCATTTCTTACAATTTAATATTCGCGAATATCCGCATAAAGATGAGCATAAATATATTGTAACTATCACAGATATTACGCGCCAAGAGTTAAGTCGATTAGAGCTTCAACGACTGGTGGCATTAAAAACACAAGATTTACAGGATAAAAACCAGCAATTAAATGAAGAGATGTTGCGCCGTGAACAGGGACAAAAACATTTAATTCAGACACAAGAAGAGCTTGTTCAGGCGGCTAAAATGGCAGTCGTAGGGCAGGCGATGACCAGTCTTGCGCATGAACTTAATCAGCCACTTTCTGCCATTAACACTTATCTGTACAGTGCAAAACTGACTATACAGATGGGAAAATACGATCAATTACCTGATTCTATCGAACGTATTGAAAAGCTGTGCGCACGAATGAATCGAATTATTACAGCATTACGTAATTTCTCACGTAAGTCTTCGTCTGAAATTAGCTTTGTTTCAGCGCCATTAAAAGAGCTGGTAGATAGCGCGATGGTGCTGGTGGAGTCGCGTTCTAAGCGAGAGCAGTGCATCATTACGAATAATATTCCAGATGAATTAACCATTTGTGCAGACCCGACACAAATTGAGCAAGTCTTGGTTAATTTGTTTGTTAATGCGATGGATGCCATTGCAGGTGTTGGTGAAAGTCAGATCACCATTGATCTTTTATCTGTTGATCCTAAGCGAAAATTAGTGGGGATCGCTGACAGTGGAAAAGGATTTAATTCAGCTGTTTTACCAAAACTATTTACCCCATTTACAACCACAAAAGATGTGGGGCTTGGGTTAGGGTTATCCATTTGCCGTTCAATTATGCAACGGTTTGGTTATGAAATTTACTTGGCCTCTACATTAAATGGTGGCGCCATGGTTGTTTTGGAGTTTACAAATGACACAATCACACATGCCTGA
- a CDS encoding sigma-54 dependent transcriptional regulator, whose product MTQSHMPDIDVLLIDDDEDILESYRHLLNLAGMVARVTDSPEKALSLLTPEWQGAVVLDIYMPAMNGMEVLERIKQIDARIPVIMITGHGDIPLAVEAVKKGAYDFIEKPINPPVFLELVAKAHKERQSILSLRNAVISTTQERLVGDSAQITAIREQVQQIADIDKDLMIEGEMGTGRHLLAQLLHELSPHSDKAIQTVDCQNLSDIKQVIAQIEADEVGTLILRSPYDLSSEAQRWLSSYLLDMERQGKRHFRTIAILENNTQQLVTEGRLIPEFYYYFSQITFSLPPLSARRPDIIPLFRAFLRQSAQRLGIAVPKIDRNYLDILKRYDWPGNIRELRNVAELYAVGIVKMVDSEQHRAIIPPEGPLDNLVDEYERRLIEDALYLFAGRVSDVADYLGIPRKKLYLRMKKHDLDKDSYKPKV is encoded by the coding sequence ATGACACAATCACACATGCCTGATATCGACGTTTTATTAATTGATGACGATGAAGATATTCTTGAATCTTATCGCCATTTACTCAATCTTGCGGGAATGGTTGCTAGAGTAACCGACTCACCAGAAAAAGCATTAAGCCTTTTAACACCAGAATGGCAGGGTGCCGTTGTTCTTGATATCTATATGCCTGCCATGAATGGTATGGAAGTTTTAGAGCGCATTAAACAAATTGACGCTCGTATTCCCGTTATCATGATCACAGGGCATGGTGATATACCATTAGCAGTAGAAGCGGTAAAAAAAGGCGCTTATGATTTTATTGAAAAACCGATTAATCCGCCTGTTTTCTTAGAGCTAGTGGCAAAAGCGCATAAAGAGCGTCAATCCATTCTTTCTCTTAGAAATGCCGTAATAAGTACCACACAAGAGCGACTAGTCGGAGACAGTGCGCAAATTACCGCGATCAGAGAGCAAGTGCAACAGATTGCTGATATCGATAAAGACTTAATGATAGAAGGCGAGATGGGAACAGGGCGCCATCTTCTCGCTCAACTATTGCATGAATTAAGTCCGCATAGCGATAAAGCGATCCAAACTGTGGATTGCCAAAATTTATCTGATATCAAACAGGTTATAGCTCAAATTGAAGCGGATGAAGTAGGAACGCTAATTTTACGTTCTCCTTATGATTTATCCTCGGAAGCACAACGTTGGTTAAGTTCTTATTTGTTAGATATGGAACGCCAAGGAAAACGTCATTTTAGAACAATTGCGATTTTAGAAAATAATACACAACAATTGGTAACAGAAGGGCGATTAATCCCAGAATTCTATTACTATTTTTCACAGATCACTTTTTCATTGCCTCCGTTAAGTGCAAGACGCCCCGATATTATTCCGCTATTTAGAGCTTTTTTACGACAAAGCGCACAGCGACTTGGCATTGCAGTACCGAAAATTGATCGTAATTATCTTGATATTTTAAAGCGTTACGATTGGCCGGGTAATATTCGTGAGCTACGAAATGTCGCTGAATTATATGCGGTAGGCATTGTGAAAATGGTGGATAGTGAACAACATCGAGCTATTATCCCACCAGAGGGTCCTTTAGATAATTTAGTTGATGAATATGAGCGTCGGTTAATTGAAGATGCGTTATATTTATTTGCAGGTCGGGTGAGTGATGTGGCGGATTACTTGGGTATTCCACGTAAGAAACTGTATTTACGAATGAAAAAACATGATCTCGATAAAGATAGCTATAAACCGAAGGTTTGA
- a CDS encoding common pilus major fimbrillin subunit EcpA: MKKYHALLSLLMTAFTATAAFANTSSIQTVASWQATAVKKPQSELGVTPLNALHFEVTENNRFNEQNGTFDITVKDIEGATDFKLTSKVISNELRNAADNSVLTVKTDWNGKTLSSHQETVILDNQKGINKGLVVETKATEKSELKNLQSAFLFNVINGTQPTASLPEGLWEGALRIEFTSKWSGDFVTLAAR; encoded by the coding sequence ATGAAAAAATATCACGCCTTACTTAGCTTATTAATGACAGCGTTTACGGCAACAGCAGCCTTTGCTAATACCTCATCAATACAAACAGTCGCAAGTTGGCAAGCAACCGCAGTAAAAAAACCACAAAGTGAATTAGGTGTAACCCCTTTAAATGCCCTACATTTTGAAGTAACAGAAAATAACCGTTTTAATGAGCAAAACGGCACATTCGATATCACAGTTAAAGATATTGAGGGCGCGACAGATTTTAAATTAACATCAAAAGTGATCAGTAATGAGCTTAGAAATGCTGCTGATAATTCAGTGTTAACGGTCAAAACAGACTGGAACGGTAAAACACTATCAAGCCATCAAGAAACCGTTATCCTTGATAATCAAAAAGGAATAAATAAAGGGCTAGTGGTTGAAACTAAAGCGACAGAAAAAAGTGAGCTAAAAAACCTTCAAAGCGCATTTCTCTTTAATGTAATAAATGGAACACAACCAACAGCATCCTTACCCGAAGGTTTATGGGAAGGTGCATTACGTATTGAATTTACTAGTAAATGGTCAGGTGACTTTGTGACTTTAGCGGCAAGATAA
- a CDS encoding fimbrial protein, producing the protein MKRILKFISTLALSTLTFSAHALYVGSEVFTLESDKTFFSRTYLNNTDRTNLYKIHVYKIEKPGGKEKDEKQLPIDDGEILYTPLQKVLLPNEHEFFKLFYKGAKDDKERYYRIIIEETPVNLVPYQEDSKQPLVVPTVGLNTVMVIRPREMKFAYDHNNIAGTIKNTGNTYFRLLLNDQCDSDEENAKILQLLPGESYQHPWLKKEHKQFIVAFDRYIGLENNCFKN; encoded by the coding sequence ATGAAAAGAATATTAAAATTCATCAGTACATTAGCACTTTCAACACTGACATTTTCAGCTCATGCTCTTTATGTCGGTTCTGAAGTTTTTACCCTTGAATCTGATAAAACCTTTTTCTCTCGTACTTATCTTAATAATACAGACAGAACCAATCTTTATAAAATTCATGTCTATAAAATCGAAAAACCGGGAGGAAAAGAAAAAGATGAAAAACAACTTCCCATAGATGATGGTGAAATACTTTATACGCCTTTGCAAAAAGTGTTATTACCAAATGAACATGAGTTTTTTAAATTATTTTATAAAGGTGCTAAAGACGATAAAGAGCGCTATTACCGTATTATTATTGAAGAAACTCCAGTTAACTTAGTACCTTATCAGGAAGACAGTAAACAGCCTTTGGTTGTTCCTACCGTTGGATTAAATACTGTCATGGTGATCCGCCCTCGCGAAATGAAATTCGCTTATGATCATAATAATATTGCTGGCACCATCAAAAACACCGGCAATACCTACTTCCGATTACTGTTAAATGATCAGTGCGATTCTGACGAAGAAAATGCCAAGATATTACAACTGTTACCCGGTGAAAGTTACCAACATCCTTGGCTAAAGAAAGAGCATAAACAATTTATTGTTGCTTTTGACCGTTATATTGGGTTAGAGAATAATTGCTTTAAAAATTAA
- a CDS encoding fimbrial protein, which translates to MFKKSLLSILFLFATFFCKASEFNFPIIFIENNIDNEYFIAPPSTKPRFSGANVFTKYSLDDQDSLGYMGYTGGPSKNDYLDIWLENSPIKSPFVGQRCMRNSTSCPSDGMLKADYILENGAYHIPITTTSGGAGTARGIFSDSMYQFIKQLSIGTTQTLNYFFCYTKKDYNPKLGQTCESTNGKTDNHIFHVTKTGHMTLKSTNALQEIFVDSNGNAILGLGSKFCKNTIIGKQEGIMCALVAYNFKGDIAKGFNIDVVLKINPILGKLSSNVNKALMIGDGNNYWKVGTSGGNMEDIVHAGDGEIFLFMGQAFLKDIIDRKVDLSKSQELFTFLIDNKNLPQSGYYEFTPSNTLIIKPRDYGISIVSKEMVNKPYREGKVGDKEPPLTFDYIVTTSAFRQANKITAAVEGPQVTLRGQPYCLFSSRDKKINVPFSAYLTYTDEGGSKVKTRTACDNVPISIKEALWTESTWPYPYQLEGNFYRTDLQLTFPMNESTSLFSMEGEDWIGVVEASGYVNVFAEWSGTDVH; encoded by the coding sequence ATGTTTAAAAAAAGCTTACTTAGTATTCTATTTTTATTTGCTACGTTCTTTTGTAAAGCTTCAGAGTTTAATTTTCCGATCATTTTTATTGAAAACAACATAGATAATGAGTATTTCATTGCCCCCCCTTCAACAAAACCTCGCTTTAGTGGAGCCAATGTTTTTACAAAGTACAGCCTAGATGACCAGGATAGCTTAGGATACATGGGTTATACTGGGGGACCAAGTAAAAATGATTATCTTGATATATGGCTAGAAAACTCGCCAATTAAATCACCATTTGTTGGTCAACGTTGTATGCGAAATTCAACTTCTTGCCCTAGCGATGGGATGCTTAAAGCTGACTATATTTTAGAGAATGGAGCCTACCATATTCCAATAACAACAACATCAGGAGGAGCAGGAACAGCTAGAGGTATATTCTCTGATTCTATGTACCAATTTATAAAACAACTTTCTATAGGCACAACACAAACTCTTAATTATTTTTTCTGTTACACCAAAAAAGATTACAACCCTAAGTTAGGCCAAACTTGTGAATCAACTAATGGGAAAACAGATAATCATATATTCCATGTTACAAAAACAGGACATATGACATTAAAATCAACAAATGCACTTCAGGAAATTTTCGTCGATAGCAATGGTAATGCCATATTAGGTCTTGGTTCAAAATTTTGTAAAAATACAATTATAGGTAAACAAGAAGGTATTATGTGTGCTCTAGTTGCTTATAATTTTAAAGGAGATATTGCTAAAGGTTTTAACATAGATGTTGTTCTAAAAATTAATCCTATTTTGGGTAAATTAAGTAGTAACGTTAATAAAGCCCTTATGATTGGAGATGGGAATAACTATTGGAAAGTAGGTACATCAGGTGGAAATATGGAAGATATTGTTCATGCAGGGGACGGAGAGATATTCCTCTTTATGGGACAAGCTTTTTTAAAAGATATTATTGATAGAAAAGTCGATTTATCTAAAAGCCAAGAGTTATTTACTTTTTTGATAGATAATAAAAATCTACCACAATCCGGTTATTATGAATTTACGCCTTCTAATACTTTAATTATAAAACCTCGCGATTATGGTATTAGTATTGTCTCTAAAGAAATGGTTAATAAACCCTACCGAGAAGGAAAAGTGGGCGATAAAGAGCCACCGCTAACCTTTGACTATATTGTTACCACCAGTGCATTTCGCCAAGCGAATAAAATTACTGCCGCCGTTGAAGGACCTCAAGTCACATTAAGAGGCCAGCCTTACTGCTTATTTAGCTCTAGAGACAAAAAAATTAATGTGCCTTTTTCAGCCTATCTAACGTATACCGATGAAGGTGGCTCAAAAGTAAAAACCCGTACAGCTTGCGATAATGTGCCTATCTCCATTAAAGAGGCATTATGGACGGAGAGCACATGGCCTTATCCTTATCAGTTAGAAGGTAATTTCTATCGAACTGATTTACAACTCACCTTTCCTATGAATGAAAGTACATCTCTTTTCTCAATGGAGGGTGAAGACTGGATTGGTGTCGTTGAAGCCAGTGGTTACGTCAATGTGTTTGCTGAATGGTCTGGAACAGATGTTCACTAA
- a CDS encoding CS1-pili formation C-terminal domain-containing protein gives MRKSVVALGIAMFLLSENTYSQPTSLKIGNYIIPSVFATALEEGMTIPVYLRYNLSNQSVLEEQSRNKIADALVVLKDHQIVISSITPTYDSDDSQVASINDKIISSLISLKDAQIGQQGKVMLSPDASLVFDLNSFIMTLDVSEAGLATQVKARSEMLGESTVRNISAVTTYDLGVYNNQIKQQKDNTNSYFSIDSIWSFAENHLNLSATAYGLGTAEQSFDFYRAMFERDFNGRRFAFGLLNTWNLQSIASMSALNSSKVYGMTYGNNSSSKVNHSQLSLTPITVFLPSAGEVRIYREGKLLSIQNFPMGSFEVDTAPLPFGIYQVEVEVVIDGKVHAKQTQTVNKTFNMRGATLNEFRWEIFSGYVDYKKRIKNRDNEYRTSNSDNTWLVGGAGTVTLGVFSGLNLQASTYAFDDLAVLETNANVQLSENLSMSWQSLFANDGSDRNIITASYSLPKGLGSLWVNKEKGNIKDDFPMYDSDNYSFGTTLNLTQFWEYAGSFTYSYTKDLRDKNKSNNFEYSTSLYNGRYGSMSLRTGIQRYHYDNQNSTNEKYITLDFSLPLATWLSAGVSSSNGNVRGELSASKSFEDSAIRNAGLSVSTLLHDKDGTDSDFSVSGYGSFDTKYSTGTLTMSRPNNDRLNTTLTARGSLAYSDMNFSASGKQETSGVIVKTSIDGEGQIAANVNGQRFVLSGSNNFIPLSPYAEYKVELLNDKNSEDSFDIASGRVKNVVLYPGNVAVHQPELKQMVTVFGRMKSPDGTLLASAQVRNHIGRTQTDHQGQFAMDVDKRYPVISLQQDDKQICEAELDLSSARGVLWVGDVICDPQTTLAIRN, from the coding sequence GTGCGTAAATCTGTAGTGGCACTAGGCATTGCTATGTTCCTATTGTCCGAGAATACATATAGCCAACCAACCAGTTTAAAGATTGGTAATTATATTATTCCCAGTGTCTTTGCTACTGCATTAGAAGAAGGCATGACGATCCCTGTTTATCTGCGTTATAACCTCTCTAATCAATCAGTTTTAGAAGAACAAAGCCGTAATAAGATTGCAGATGCGCTGGTAGTACTTAAAGACCATCAAATTGTTATTAGCTCTATCACACCAACTTACGATAGTGACGATTCTCAAGTTGCTTCTATTAATGACAAAATTATTAGTTCGCTTATATCACTGAAAGACGCACAAATTGGACAACAAGGCAAAGTCATGCTTTCACCTGATGCTAGCCTTGTGTTTGATTTAAACTCCTTCATTATGACCTTGGATGTCAGCGAGGCAGGCCTTGCCACTCAAGTTAAAGCCCGTTCGGAAATGCTTGGTGAATCAACAGTAAGAAATATATCAGCAGTCACAACCTATGATTTAGGTGTCTACAACAATCAAATAAAACAGCAAAAAGATAACACGAATAGTTATTTTTCAATCGACAGTATTTGGAGTTTTGCTGAAAACCACTTAAACCTGAGCGCTACGGCTTATGGCTTAGGTACCGCAGAGCAGTCTTTTGACTTTTATCGTGCCATGTTTGAGCGTGACTTTAATGGTCGTCGTTTTGCTTTTGGTCTATTAAATACATGGAACTTACAGTCGATTGCTTCCATGTCAGCACTCAATAGCAGTAAAGTTTACGGGATGACTTACGGTAACAACTCATCATCTAAAGTTAATCATTCACAGCTTTCACTCACCCCTATTACCGTTTTCTTACCGAGTGCTGGCGAAGTACGCATTTATCGTGAAGGTAAGCTATTAAGTATTCAAAATTTTCCAATGGGAAGCTTTGAAGTCGATACCGCTCCTCTACCTTTTGGTATTTATCAAGTTGAAGTTGAAGTTGTTATTGATGGTAAAGTTCACGCCAAACAAACTCAAACCGTGAATAAAACCTTTAATATGCGTGGCGCCACACTTAATGAGTTTCGTTGGGAAATCTTCTCAGGCTATGTTGATTATAAAAAACGCATTAAAAATAGAGATAATGAATATAGAACATCGAACTCAGATAACACTTGGCTTGTCGGTGGTGCAGGAACGGTCACTTTAGGGGTATTCTCAGGATTAAATTTACAAGCCTCAACCTATGCATTTGATGATTTAGCGGTCCTTGAAACCAATGCCAATGTACAACTCAGTGAAAATTTATCCATGAGTTGGCAATCTCTTTTTGCTAATGATGGCAGCGATCGTAATATTATTACAGCATCGTACTCACTCCCCAAAGGTTTAGGCTCGCTTTGGGTAAATAAAGAAAAAGGGAATATCAAAGATGACTTCCCAATGTATGACTCTGATAACTACTCTTTTGGTACTACCCTGAACTTAACGCAATTTTGGGAATATGCAGGATCATTTACCTATTCCTATACCAAAGATTTACGCGATAAAAACAAATCAAACAACTTTGAGTATTCCACCTCACTCTATAACGGGCGTTATGGCAGTATGAGCTTGCGTACTGGTATCCAGCGTTATCACTACGATAACCAAAACAGTACCAACGAAAAATACATTACCTTAGATTTTTCATTACCACTGGCAACATGGCTTAGTGCGGGTGTTTCTTCCAGCAATGGTAATGTGCGTGGTGAGTTATCTGCGTCAAAAAGCTTTGAAGATTCTGCTATCCGTAACGCAGGCTTATCCGTGTCCACCTTGTTACATGATAAAGACGGTACTGACAGTGATTTCTCTGTCAGTGGTTACGGCTCGTTTGATACTAAATACAGTACGGGTACGTTAACCATGAGTCGCCCTAATAATGATCGTTTAAATACCACATTAACCGCGCGAGGCTCACTGGCTTATAGTGATATGAATTTCTCAGCCAGTGGTAAACAAGAAACATCGGGCGTGATTGTCAAAACCAGTATTGATGGTGAAGGACAAATTGCCGCTAACGTCAATGGTCAACGCTTTGTGTTATCGGGTAGTAATAACTTTATTCCGCTCTCTCCTTATGCCGAATATAAAGTCGAATTGCTGAATGATAAAAACAGTGAAGACAGCTTTGATATCGCCTCAGGCCGTGTAAAAAACGTAGTGCTTTATCCGGGTAACGTTGCGGTGCATCAGCCTGAGTTAAAACAAATGGTCACCGTATTTGGTCGAATGAAATCACCTGATGGCACGCTGTTAGCCAGTGCACAAGTACGTAACCATATCGGGCGCACTCAAACCGACCATCAAGGTCAGTTTGCGATGGACGTTGATAAACGTTATCCAGTGATTTCATTACAACAAGATGATAAACAAATTTGTGAAGCTGAATTAGACCTTTCATCTGCACGCGGTGTGCTATGGGTGGGTGATGTGATTTGTGATCCGCAGACTACTTTAGCGATTCGGAATTAG
- a CDS encoding common pilus major fimbrillin subunit EcpA, whose protein sequence is MKKLTLAVLAVAIMGATTLAQADTRKASAVASWDAKAYKDTKSMLVVTPLKSLTFYYAEGIKAFNSQDGAFDITIQGQENATDFKLTSKIITDKLVRTSDNSELTVGVKWNGTDLTSSTDTTMVDVATGATAGLDFLAQDGAYNGKERVSGQSQFTFNIASAKIAGTDAPFSDLADGYWDGDVKVQFTATWEGDFTKGP, encoded by the coding sequence ATGAAAAAGCTGACATTGGCTGTTCTCGCTGTTGCTATTATGGGTGCAACAACTCTTGCTCAAGCTGATACTCGTAAAGCAAGTGCTGTTGCTTCATGGGATGCGAAAGCATACAAAGATACTAAAAGTATGTTAGTTGTTACCCCATTAAAATCTTTAACTTTCTATTATGCAGAAGGTATTAAAGCATTTAACTCTCAAGATGGTGCGTTCGATATCACTATTCAAGGTCAAGAAAATGCCACTGACTTTAAACTGACTTCAAAAATCATCACCGATAAATTAGTACGTACTTCTGATAACAGTGAATTAACTGTTGGTGTTAAATGGAATGGTACTGATTTAACTAGCTCAACAGACACCACCATGGTTGACGTTGCAACAGGTGCAACGGCTGGTCTTGATTTCTTAGCTCAAGACGGTGCTTACAACGGTAAAGAGCGTGTGAGCGGCCAAAGCCAATTCACGTTCAATATCGCTTCCGCAAAAATCGCGGGTACTGATGCCCCATTCTCTGATTTAGCAGACGGTTACTGGGATGGCGACGTTAAAGTTCAGTTTACTGCAACTTGGGAAGGCGACTTCACCAAAGGTCCATAA